Proteins encoded within one genomic window of Humulus lupulus chromosome 1, drHumLupu1.1, whole genome shotgun sequence:
- the LOC133832017 gene encoding uncharacterized protein LOC133832017, whose protein sequence is MLDGYIKEQYAILDDYYKRLLATNLGSTVKLKTDLVNGRRKFQHIYICLKACRDGWLGGCRPLIVLDGCFLKGYCRGTLLAVVGIDGNNSMFPIAYCVAEKENTEVWTWFLELLKADIGSLSPTKVTMMSDRQKGLENAVGAIFSGCEVRYCVRHLHANFKKEYPGLLLKQLLWAAANTTTQAEFARAMQEVKDVSDGAYNWLAGKNPTEWSKSHISEYPKCDILVNNLCESFNAAILNARDKPIITLLEKIRFWLMSRFYNKKAELEKMTQPVGKRILKIIEKKKEVTKHCLVTRSDKFQFQVQCSNGSALVVDLEFRTCTCRRFQLSGLPCGHALATIWFMGGNVFDYVHGFYKKESFQKAYEQSVHPMPSPDMWPQTGLNPIDPPPETKLPGRPKKARRRETDEPPPALKKARRTGQVKTCSNCLKTGHMRETCKSAKVVENRVVKKRGRPPLQKPTEATLLRKERRLKQHAKGGTSGAKNAKPDTGHAGHDIGHVQIRYIWLFRPIFLYLSLMVMNVTSC, encoded by the exons ATGTTGGATGGGTATATCAAGGAACAATACGCCATTCTTGATGACTACTATAAAAGGTTGTTGGCTACCAATCTTGGCTCTACTGTGAAGTTGAAAACTGATTTGGTTAATGGGAGAAGGAAATTTCAGCATATTTATATTTGTCTTAAGGCATGTAGAGATGGCTGGTTGGGGGGTTGTAGACCTCTAATTGTTCTTGATGGCTGCTTTTTAAAAGGATATTGTAGGGGCACTTTATTGGCTGTAGTAGGCATTGACGGTAATAACTCCATGTTTCCCATTGCCTACTGTGTTGCTGAAAAGGAAAACACTGAGGTTTGGACTTGGTTCTTGGAGCTATTGAAGGCTGATATTGGGAGTTTGAGTCCTACCAAGGTGACAATGATGAGCGATCGTCAAAAAGGATTAGAAAATGCAGTGGGAGCCATATTTAGTGGGTGTGAGGTGAGGTATTGTGTTAGACATCTTCATGCTAACTTTAAAAAGGAATATCCTGGACTTTTACTTAAGCAACTTTTGTGGGCTGCAGCTAATACTACAACACAAGCTGAGTTTGCTCGAGCAATGCAAGAAGTCAAGGATGTCTCGGATGGTGCTTACAATTGGCTGGCAGGGAAGAACCCCACAGAATGGAGTAAGTCACATATTTCAGAGTACCCAAAATGTGACATTTTGGTGAATAATTTGTGTGAGAGTTTCAATGCAGCCATACTTAATGCTCGCGACAAGCCAATTATAACTTTACTAGAGAAAATTAGATTTTGGTTGATGTCTCGGTTTTATAACAAAAAAGCTGAGTTGGAGAAGATGACTCAACCTGTGGGGAAGAGAATTTTGAAGATAATTGAGAAGAAAAAAGAGGTTACAAAGCATTGTCTGGTTACTAGGTCTGACAAGTTTCAGTTTCAAGTTCAATGCAGCAATGGTAGTGCCTTGGTTGTCGATTTGGAATTCAGAACTTGTACATGTAGGAGGTTTCAACTATCTGGGCTTCCTTGTGGCCATGCACTAGCTACTATCTGGTTCATGGGAGGTAATGTCTTTGATTATGTCCACGGATTCTATAAAAAAGAATCATTTCAAAAAGCATATGAACAGAGTGTGCATCCTATGCCTAGTCCAGATATGTGGCCTCAGACAGGACTCAACCCAATTGATCCACCACCTGAGACAAAGCTGCCTGGAAGACCTAAGAAAGCTAGGAGAAGGGAGACAGATGAACCTCCACCTGCTTTAAAGAAAGCTCGAAGAACTGGACAAGTTAAAACATGCAGCAATTGTCTGAAAACAGGCCACATGAGAGAAACATGCAAATCTGCTAAGGTGGTTGAG AATCGCGTGGTCAAAAAGCGAGGTCGTCCACCACTGCAGAAACCAACTGAAGCCACACTTTTAAGGAAGGAAAGAAGACTGAAACAACATGCTAAAGGAGGAACTAGTGGTGCAAAGAATGCTAAACCCGATACT GGTCATGCTGGCCATGATATTGGTCATGTACAGATCAGATACATTTGGCTTTTTAGGCCTATATTTTTGTACCTATCTCTTATGGTAATGAATGTAACTAGTTGTTGA